GAAGAAACCGTGCAGATGCTCTCGGAAGAAAAGGTAGTGGTTGACCCACTGATAACGACCCATTTCCCCTTTGAAAAGTATGCGGAGGCATATAAATATATTGAAGAGCAGGGCGATCATATCATGAAGGTGTTTATTGACCTTTAATCACACTTGTATTTATGTTAGATATCCAGAATTATAAAATAGCCGGTATAGGGGAGTTGCTTTGGGATATCACACCCAGGGAAAACAACTGGGAGGTGCCCCGAGCAATTGTATATACCATGGCATTGATAAGGATATTGAGGGATATGTCATAACTGCCGTTGGAGATGACGAAAATGGGCGGGAAATTATGAACCGGTTAAAAGAACTTAATGTTCACACAGATTTTGTTCAGACTACCTCAGAATATCCTACAGGTACAGTAGGTGTTGAGCTGGATGAGGAAGGAAAACCCGATTATCAGATATATGAAAATGTAGCCTGGGATCATATAGAATGGAAAGAATATCTACGGAAATTAGCAGCGAATCTTGACGGGGTGTGTTTTGGAAGCCTTTTCCAGCGCAACCATGTTTCACGGAACACCATTCATAAGTTCCTTGAGTCTACTAATTCCAGTTGTACCCGCGTATTTGATGTAAATCTTCGCCAGGGTAATTATAACCGGCAGGTGATTCTCAAATCCCTCGAACGTGCAGATGTTGTCAAGCTTAATGAAGAGGAGTTACCTGTCCTTTCGAATTATCTCGGCTATACTGATGAGCTGGAAGATGTTTTGCAAAAGCTTTTAAAAGATTACGAGCTTCACCTCATTGCTTATACAAAAGGTTCTGAAGGGAGCTTGTTAATGAGCCAGGGAGATCAATCTTATATGGAAGTACCTGATGTCAAAGTGGCCGATACCATTGGTGCGGGGGATGCCTTTACCGGGATTCTGCTCAAGGGCCTATTGCAGGGAGTAGACCTTCGCAGCATTCATCAAACTTCTACAGAAGTTGCGGCTTATGTATGTACCCAACAGGCGGCCACACCTAAGGTAACCGATGATATATTAAAATTTTAATATTCTCGGAAAATGAATGATTCAACCGACAAAAGTCACTTCTTCAAACTTAACCATAAATAACCTATTGATTATGAATAAATTTATTGTATTGGGTTTCGCAATTATTCTTATTGCTGCTTCCTGTTCTCAACAGCAAAAGGATTGCCTGGACAAACAGGAGCATAAAAATGTGAAACGCATCGGTCAGGTGGTGAAGCTTAAAAAAGAGTACCTGGATGAGTATAAAAGATTGCATGCAGATACCACTCCTGGTGTCAGAGATCTATTGAGAAAATATCACATACGCAACTTCAACATCTTTCTGGTTCAACTGGCAGACGGAGATTACTATGAATTTGCCTACTATGAATACTGGGGCGATAATTATGAAAAAGATATGGGAAAACTTGACAATGAACCGAGAAATCAGAATTGGCTTAGACGCACCGATCCCATGCAGGAAGGTATTACCGAAGACCAGAAAGGTTGGAAGGTTATGGAAAGAATTTATTTTAATTATTAAATAAACTTATTTTTAACACAACTTTAAGAATGTTTTTTTATCATATTAATAAATGTAAATATTTAATTTATG
The DNA window shown above is from Bacteroidales bacterium and carries:
- a CDS encoding carbohydrate kinase; this translates as MGYHTQGKQLGGAPSNCIYHGIDKDIEGYVITAVGDDENGREIMNRLKELNVHTDFVQTTSEYPTGTVGVELDEEGKPDYQIYENVAWDHIEWKEYLRKLAANLDGVCFGSLFQRNHVSRNTIHKFLESTNSSCTRVFDVNLRQGNYNRQVILKSLERADVVKLNEEELPVLSNYLGYTDELEDVLQKLLKDYELHLIAYTKGSEGSLLMSQGDQSYMEVPDVKVADTIGAGDAFTGILLKGLLQGVDLRSIHQTSTEVAAYVCTQQAATPKVTDDILKF
- a CDS encoding L-rhamnose mutarotase; its protein translation is MNKFIVLGFAIILIAASCSQQQKDCLDKQEHKNVKRIGQVVKLKKEYLDEYKRLHADTTPGVRDLLRKYHIRNFNIFLVQLADGDYYEFAYYEYWGDNYEKDMGKLDNEPRNQNWLRRTDPMQEGITEDQKGWKVMERIYFNY